GCAATTCTTACGGCGCGTTTTCCCCCTTCCGAGACGTAAAGCCGCGGAATTTCGCGCGATGATACCGGCAGCGCGGCGGAAATCTCGACGCCGTCGCCGAATACAACGCGCGTATCGCCGGGCGACACCGCAATGGCGGATGAATCCAGCGACGACTTAGACAGGGCAATGAGAGCGGAGCGGAATTTGAGAGGATAACCCAGAGCGAACGCGGCAAGAAAAGCCGCGAGGGCGGCAAGCGCCGCCGCTTTTTTCGACAATCCGAAAGGCACAGAATCCTCGGCGCGCGAGGCATCGAGCAGCTTTGAAGTTTTTTCTATGTGGGCGAGGGCCAGAACTTCCGGGAATTCCGCCGCGCCTGCGGCATACGACTTATCGGTCAGAAGGGAATATGCCGTCGAGAAATCGTCGGACAGAGAAGGATTCAGGTGTTCGTGAATACTGATGAGCCGGGCCGGTTTGCAGGCGAATTTGAATTTTATCGCCGCGCGAACCGTCAGATAAACCGTCCACGCGCCCTGCAGCGCCGACAGATGGGCGTAACCGATTACGGAAACATTCAGAAACGCCGAGGCAAACGCGGCGAGACCGAATATGGCCGCGGCAAAAACTGTCGAATCCGCAAGCAACCGCGCCACGGCCGCAATCAGATATCGCCGTCTCAGGCGCGCAACGAAATAAATTATTTTATCCCCGTGATTCATCTTGTCGCCTCGCGGCGCGCGGATCAAATCGGTTCAATTTGCCGAATGTCAGATTTCATGATATTCCGTCGGAGGGAACATTTATGGTAAAAACCCGTAAACACGGGCCGGGGAGATTTTTTGCCGCTGACCGGCGAACGCGGAACGTTTATGCTTTTTTCACCGTCTTACCCCTTTATGACCCCAAGAGGCCGCATCCGCGCTACCTTCTTTGCGATTCCCGCTCCGGAGCAGACAGCCGCCACTTCAGAAATATCTTTATAAGCTTCCGGCGCTTCCTCGGCCAGAGTTTTCCACGATTCGGAAACGACATAAATACCCTCGGAAGCCAGGCGATTTTTCAGTTGTTCGCCGCGCACTTTTTTTAATATCTGCGAGCGGCTCATAACGCGGCCCGCGCCGTGCGGATTGGAGCCCCACGTTTCTTTCATCGCCGGTTGAGTGCCCGTAAGAACATAACTGGCGGTACCCATTGTTCCCGGCAGAAGCACCGGCTGCCCGATGTCCGCATAAGCGCGCGGAATGTCGGGATGTCCCGCCGCGAAAGCCCTCGTGGCGCCCTTGCGGTGCACGACAACTTCCCTGCCCGCGTGTTTTTCGCGCTTGGCTATATTGTGCGCCACGTCGTAAACCAGCTCCAGTCCTATATCGGACAATGGACGGGCGAGAACCCTTGTGAAAACTTCGCGCGTCCAGTGGGTAATGAGCTGACGGTTGGCCCATGCGTAGTTTGCGGCGGCCGCCATGGCGGAAAAATACTTTTGACCTTCGGGCGATGAAAACGGAGCCGCAGCCAACTGGTGATCGGGAAGCCGTATGGAGTACTTGCGGGATATCTCGACGAAAGATTTGGCGTTGTCATCGCAAACCTGATAACCCAGCCCGCGGGAACCGGTATGAATCATTACGGTAATCTGCCCCGCAAAAAGACCGTAAGCGGCGGCGGCGCTCGCGTCGTAAATTTCCGCCACTTCCTGAATTTCAAGAAAATGATTGCCTGCGCCGAGTGTGCCCAGTTGTTCGCGTCCTCTTGACGCAGCGCGGGGCGAGACCGCTTCGGGATCAGCTCCATCCATGGCTCCGGATTCTTCGGTAAAGTCAATATCCGACGGAACGCCGAAACCGCGTTTTACCGCCCAGCCGGCTCCTTTTTCAAGAACCTGCCCGACTTCCGACTGCGACAGAGTAATTTTGCCCGTGGAACCCACACCCGACGGAATATGGCGGAAAAGTTCGTCTATCAATTCCGAGATTGTTATTTCGTTTCTGGAAAGATTTGTCCTGAGAAGTCGTACGCCGCAGTTAATGTCGTAGCCGACGCCCCCCGGCGATATTACGCCGGTGTCCGCGTCGAAAGCCGCCACGCCCCCTATCGGAAATCCGTAGCCCCAGTGAACGTCGGGCATAGCCATCGCAGCGCCGACGATTCCGGGAAGACAGGCGACATTCGCCACCTGCTCGGCCGCGCGCTCGGCGATAATGTGCGGGACCATTTTTTCCGACGCGTAAACAATCCCGGGCACAAGCATATCGCCGGTTTGTTCAATGCGCCATCGCCAGTCGTCGATTTTTGTGAGTGGAATGATTGATGTCATACATCGCCAATACGCGAATTGTCGCTTAATTTCCGACGGGGACACCTACATTCAAAATCCCCCTATATTCCCCAATAAAAGAAAGAAATTCCCCCTTAATAAAGGGGGTGGGGGGTTGTTATTTTTATTCCCCCTTTATTAAGGGGGAATTATTGCGCGGGTTCGACGACGTCTCCGGCGCTGTCGCCGTTACCATTTTCTTCTTTTATAACGGTGGCTATAGCCGCAAGACGGTCGCCTTCTTCGAGCCGCACCAATCGCACACCCTGGACATTTCTTCCTATGACCGAAACCGCCTTGCAGGCCAGGCGTATAGTTATGCCCTTTTGAGTCATAAGCATAACGTCGTCGGTATCCATCGCTTTTTTAACGCCGATGACCCGTCCGTTGCGGTCGGTCGTCTTCATATTTTTGACGCCCTTGCCGCCGCGGGTCTGCAGACGATACTTGCCGACTTCGGTGCGTTTGCCGTATCCGTTTTCGGAGGCCGTAAGAAAAATATCGTCCTTGCCCACGACTTCCATGCCCACAACAGTATCGGTCTTGTCGAGTTTTATTCCGCGAACGCCTTTGGATGCTCTGCCCATGGAACGCACGTCGGTCTCTTTGAAACGAATCGCAATACCGTCGGCGGTGGCGATAATGGCCTCCGACTTGCCGTCGGTGCGCTTAACATCCATAAGTTCGTCGCCCTGTTCAAGATTAATGGCGATGATGCCGCCCTTGCGCGGATTGGAATATTCCGACAGAGGCGTCTTTTTTATCGTGCCGTTCCTGGTGCACATCAAAAGATATGTCCCCTTTTCCTTGTCCCCGTCGAACGCCTGTATCGGTATAGTCGACGTCACGCGCTCTTCCGACGAGGCGGATATGAAGTTGACTATCGCCTTGCCCTTGGACGCCCTGTTGCCTTCGGGTATTTCATAAACCCTCAGCCAGTAACATCTTCCGCGGCTGGTGAACAACAGCAGGTACGCGTGCGTGTCCGTAGAGAATAAATCTTCGACGAAATCCTCTTCTTTCGTCGTCATACCCGTGACGCCGCGTCCGCCGCGCCCCTGCGCGCGATACGTGGAAAGCGGTATGCGCTTAATGTAGCCCGCGTGGGATATGGTGACGGCGACCTCTTCGTGCGGAATAAGATCTTCTTCGTCGAGTTCCACCGCCTGAGCTATTATCCTGGTGCGTCTCTCGTCGCCGTATTTTTCCCTCAAATCCTCGAGCTCGGTTTTTATGACAGACAGCACTTTTTTGGGATCGGCGAGGATGGACTTAAGTTTTTCTATGAGTTTTATGAGCTCCAGATATTCGTCGTCGATTTTCTTGCGCTCCAGATTGGTGAGTTGCTGGAGTTTCATGTCGAGTATGGCCTGCGCCTGTATTTTGGAGAGTTTGAACTTCTCCATCAGGCGTTCTCTGGCGTTCTCGACGTCCTTGGATTCTTTTATCGTCTTTATGACCGCGTCGAGATGATCGAGCGCGATTTTAAGACCCTCAAGAATGTGGGCTCTGGTTTCGGCTTTCTTTAACTCAAAGCGCGTGCGGCGGACGACGATTATTTTGCGGTGCGCGATGTAATTTTCGAGCATCTGCTTTATGTTAAGCACTCTGGGTTTGCCGTCGACAATTGAGAGCATTATCACGCCGAAGGACACCTGCATCTGCGTGTGTTTGAAAAGTTGGTTTAATACGACCTGCGCATTGGCGTCGCGTTTTAGTTCTATAACCACGCGCATGCCGTCGCGGTCGGATTCGTCCCTGAGGTCTGAAATATCGTCGAGCTTTTTGTCGCGGACGAGGTCGGCTATCGTCTCTAAAAGATTGGCCTTGTTGACCTGGTACGGAAGTTCGTTGATTATTATCGCCTGCCGGTTGCCCTTGATGCCTTCCACTTCGGCCTTGGCGCGAATCTTTACCGAACCGCGGCCCGTCTCGAAATAATTTTTTATGCCGGAACGGCCGTAAAGTATGCCCGCCGTCGGAAAATCGGGGCCTTTGATTATTTTTCCGATTTCGGCGATGGTTATGTCGCGGTTTTCTATGAGGGCGGAAATTCCGTCGAGGACTTCCGTAAGATTGTGGGGAGGAATGTTCGTGGCCATACCCACGGCGATTCCGGCCGAGCCGTTTATAAGAAGATTCGGCAGCTTGGCGGGCAGGATTACCGGCTCTTCCATGGAGCCGTCGTAGTTCGGCATAAAGTCGACGGTCTCTTTGTCGAGGTCGCCGAGCATCTCTTCGGAGATCGAGGCGAGACGCACTTCGGTGTAACGCATCGCGGCGGGAGAGTCGCCGTCTATCGAGCCGAAGTTTCCCTGGCCTTCGACGAGAGGATAGCGCAGCGAAAAATCCTGCGCCATTCTGACCATAGAGTCGTATACGGCCATGTCGCCGTGCGGATGATATTTACCGAGACAGTCGCCGACGACACGCGCGGACTTCTTGTACGCGGTGCTGTGGCGAAGGCCCATCTCTTTCATCGTAAAAAGTATGCGACGGTGAACGGGTTTGAGGCCGTCTCTTATGTCGGGAAGAGCGCGGCTCATTATGACGCTCATCGAGTAATCGATGAAGGACGTCTTCATTTCGTCTTCAATATTGCGAGGGCTCACGCCGGGCGGCAGGATGTCGAGGTTTTCCTGTTTCATAGAGGCGGCGAGCGCATTTGCGACGGCATCGGTTTTTTCCGGCGGCGTTTTCTCGTCCGACGGAAGTTCTCTCTCGGGCGGAAGTTTGTCGTTTTTTTCTTTGTCGTTTTTGTCTGGCATTGCGCGGTTCCTTTCAAATACTTTTTATGATGGTTGTCATTGCGAAGCAATCTATTCTTTTTATATATCCAGATTTCTGACTAAGTGAGCGTGCTGCTCTATAAAAAGCCGGCGCGGCTCCACTTTGTCGCCCATAAGCGTAGTAAATATTCTGTCGGCCTCGATGGTGTCCTCGAGCCGCACCTGCAAGAGCTTGCGGTTCTTCGGATCCATAGTTGTTTCCCACAACTGCTGGGGATTCATCTCTCCGAGACCTTTGTAACGCTGTATCGAAGATCCGGATGTCCCGATCTTTCGGACTTCCTCCGGCAGCTGCGCCAGCGAACTCGCCTCGACGATATCCTTTGAAAGTTTTATACGGATTATCGGCGAATTCGACGGCGCGTAGTCGGCCATAGAAAAACCGAAATCGTCGAGCTTTTTTGCGGTTTCGTTTATTTTGGCGATTTCCCAGAGATCTTTTAACTCGGGCCCCAACTCGGATACAAGCGACTCGGGGTTTACATCCTCGCCCTCCGCTTTCATCTCCGCGGCAAGTTTCTCCTGCTGTACGCGGATATAATCGGCCTTATACGCCTTCCACTCTTTCTCGGTGTATATGTAAAGCGGGGGAGTTTCCAGATCGATTCTGTAAAGCGGAAATTGAGCGGCTTGCGCGAATTTGAAATAGTCGTCGACGGCAACGCCCTTGCGCGCAAGTTTCTTAAACAACGATTCTATCTCCGCAAGCAACGCGACGAGGTTTTTGAGTTCGGGAACGTCGAGTTTTTTTGACGCCTTGCCCTTAAGCACGGCGACGTCTTCAATGGCGGCATAACCCTCGGCAAGCAGCCACTTATTGAGTTTATCCTCCGTCTCGACGTACATCTCTTTTTTACCCTTCTTGACTTTGTAGAGCGGCGGCTGGGCAATGTAGATATTTCCCTGCTCCACGAGCGGCGTCATCTGACGGTAGAAAAACGTCAGAAGAAGAGTCCTTATGTGCGCGCCGTCTATGTCGGCGTCGGTCATTATTATTATTTTGCCGTAGCGGAGTTTGGCGATGTTGAAGTTCTCTTCGCCGACGCCGACGCCCACGCCGACGGCGGTTATCATCGTGCGTATTTCATCGTTGGAGAGAATTTTCGTAAGGCGTGATTTTTCCACATTGAGAATCTTGCCTTTAAGAGGAAGTATCGCCTGAAAAGTCCGGTCGCGGCCCTGCTTGGCCGAGCCGCCGGCCGAATCTCCCTCGACCAAATAGAGTTCGGTTTTATCGGGGTCTCTTTCCGAGCAGTCAGCGAGTTTCCCGGGCAGAGACGCCGTATCGAGCGCACTTTTCCGTCGGGCGAGTTCGCGGGCTTTTCTGGCGGCTTCGCGGGCTTCGGCCGCGAGTACTGCCTTCTCGATTATCTTGTTGGCTACGTTGGGGTTTTCCTCGAAATAAGTCGCCAGAGAATCGCCGACGATGGACTTAACTAATCCTTCCACGTCGGAGTTGCCGAGTTTCGTCTTGGTCTGACCCTCGAACTGAGGGTCGGGCATTTTTATGGATATGACGGCGCAAAGGCCCTCTCTGACGTCGTCGCCGGAAAGCGTTATGTTCTGGTTTTTCTTTTTGACGTAATCGTTCAGCGCTCTCGTCAGGGCCGAGCGGAATCCCGTAAGATGAGTCCCCCCCTCGACGGTGCGGATGTTGTTGACGTAAGTGAAGACCTGCTCGGTGTAGGAATCATTATACTGCACCGCTATCTCGGCAATGACATTCTCTTTTTCCTTGCGGAAATATATCGGCGCGGGATGAAGCGTGGTCTTGCCGGCGGTAAGGGATTTGACGAAACTTACTATTCCCCCCTCGTAATTGAACGTGTGCTCCTTGTCCTCGCGCTCGTCGACTATGGTTATGCGCGTGCCCGGATTCAGGAAAGCGAGTTCTCTTAAACGGTTCGAGAGAATATCAAAAGAATATACGGCGTCGCCGAATATGACCGTGTCGGGTTTGAAAGTAACTTTTGTGCCGGTGTCGTCGACCTTGCCCTTGGGCGTCACGGGTGTTTTTACCGCGCCGCGCTCGTATCGCTGGAAATATATTCTGCCGTCGCGGGAAACTTCCACTTCAAGATATTCGGAAAGCGCGTTAACGCACGAAACGCCCACTCCGTGAAGACCGCCGGAAACTTTGTAAGATTTGTTGTCGAATTTTCCGCCGGCATGCAGCGTGGTCATTACCACTTCGAGAGCCGGCTTACCCTTGAATTTTGGGTCTTTCACGTCCTTCATCTCGTCTACGGGAATTCCGCGTCCGTCGTCGATTACCGTCACCGAATTATCGGCGTGAATGATAACGTCGACATTTTTGCAGTACCCCGCGAGAACCTCGTCAATGGAATTGTCCACGACTTCATAAACGAGGTGATGAAGACCCTGCGGACCCGTCGAACCTATGTACATAGCGGGGCGCTTTCTGACCGGCTCCAAACCCTCCAAAACTTGTATTGTGGATGAATCGTAGGCCTGAGTTTTTACGCCTGTGTTCTTGCTCATGATGTTTTTGTTTTTCCTTTCGTTGAATGTGACAGTTCTATTTTAATTTCCCGCACGTATCGGGTGCCCATGCGACGGTTCAGCGACTCCGTTATCAGGGCTTTGTTATAAAAAATCTGATGCATCGCCGCGCACGACGGCGCTTCCACAAAAATCGCGCCCTTACCGGCCGCCGACAAACGGCATCCCGCTCTTACTTGCGCGGGAAGCTCATCCCACGCCTCAAAGACCTTCCTGATATCGTCCGTCAGCCCGAAGGCCGCCAGAGCCGACTTTACGGCCTTGAGCGCCTGCTCCGGCGCGACCGCGGCCGCCGACGGCTTCCGGTTGAAAATCCGCGGTCCGGGCCGGCTGTTGTACTGATAACGCGGCTTCTTCGGAAACATATTTTTTGGGCGACGGTCGAATCACTCCGTCCTTATGGGCATCACTATGTACAAATACTTTTTAAGATTGGGAACCGACGGCGCGTCCGACGGAGAAAAGACCACCGGACTTACCCCCGAAACAAGTTCTATTCTGATTTCGGAATCCTTGGCCACTTTAAGAAAATCCATTACATAATTCAGATTGAACACTATGTCAATGGGCTTGTCCGTATAATCCGCGTCCAGTTCCACCTCGCCCTGACCCACACCGGCCACTGACGCCATAAGATTGATGCCGCCTTTTTGAAACGAGAATTTCACCGCGCTTGATTTGTCCTGCGCCAGGAATTGCAGCTGCTTAAGACCGCCCAGAAGTTCGCGCGCCTTTATCTTTGAGGTTATCTGCGACTCCTTGGGAATAACGCGTTCGTAATTGGGAAATTCGGAATCGATAAGCCGGGAACTCAATATAGCTTCGTTGACGGCAAAAGAAACCTGATTGTCCGAAAAACCTATTTTTATCTCGGTGGCCTCCATAAGATCCATAAGCCGAAGGAGTTCCACGAGCGCTTTATGCGGCACGATTGCGGTATGCGAAAATTTCGCGCCCTCTATTTCGCCGGATACAAAAGCCAAACGGCGCGAATCGGTCGCCACAAGTTTAAGCGTGTTCTTTTCGACGACGAAATAAACCCCGTTAAGAGCGTATCTTACGTCTTCGACCGAAACGGAAAAGATGGTTTTTTCTATCATATCGCGCAGCAGCACCGATTGAACCGAGATTATTTTCTGCTTGGGGAATTCGAGCTGCTCGGGATAATCCTTGGGAGAAAAGCACGGCAGGTTGAAACGCGAACGTCCGCACTTTACGTTAAGACGCGAACCGTCGTCGGTTTTGACTTCTATGAGACGGCCGGCGTCCTGCTCCCTGACCATTTCTATGAAACGTTTGGCGGGAATGGCGCATTCGCCGTCGGACAGTTCCGGCTTTTCTTTGTCGGTTTTGAGCGCGTCGGCCTTAAACGTCGCCTCCACGAATATCTCAAGGTCCGTCGCGGCCAAATGAACCGTCTGGCCTTTTATGCCGATATAAAAATTGTTGAGAATGGCCATTGTGGTCTTCGTGGATACGGCATTCTGAATCACGTTGAGCACCGAGAGCAACTTTTCCTTTGGAGCTTTTATAAGCATGATATACTTCCTCCGTTAAATTTAATAATTAGTAGTAATAGTAACAAGCAAGTTGAAACGGTTGAGAACCGCATATGCGGTTGTTTAAGTATCACAAAAAACAATACAAACGAGACAATACTTAATGTTGGTCTTTAGGTTGAAAATCCCGTCAAGTTATCAAGTTATCCATACCGCCGCCGGCTTGTCCACATAAATAGGACGTTATCAGCAAGTTATCACCAATTATTCCCCTTTTACCAAAAGGGGTGTCCCGAAGGGACGGGGTATTCGGGACGAGTCATTATTCCCCTCTAAAAAGAGGGGTGGCTGCAAATACCCCGTCAAACCTTCGGTTTGCCACCCCTTTAATAAAGGGGAACACAGCCGGGGTATTATTCCCCTTTGTTAAAAGGGGAATAATACTCGTATCAACGTCTGCAAAGCCCGGGGTTTTTATTCGTAAAAAGATAGAGTTTTCTCACTCGTAATTTATCTTCTTTACGATTTTATTGAGTTCCGCGCTAAAAAACGGGTCCGATTCCGCTTTGGCTTTAATTTTGTTTATCGCGTGTATCACGGTCGAATGATCTTTGCCGCCGAACTCTTCTCCTATGGCCGCGTGCGACGATGGGGTCATTTCGCGCGACAGATACATCGCTATGTGTCTGGGAATGGCGAGCATTTCCGTGCGTCTTTTGGATTTGAGATCGGAGAGTTTCAAACTATAGTGTTCGGCCACCGCTTTCTGAATCCTTTCTATGGTGACGGGCCTGGTTTCTTTCTCTTTTGTAATTATATCCTGCAGAATTTTTTTTGCCGTGTCGACGGTAAGAGGCGTTCCCAGCAGGGCCGCGTTGGCGGCTACCTTGGTGAGCGCGCCCTCCAAAACGCGTATGTTGGTTTTTATTTCGCTGGCCAGATAGAGTATTACGTCTTCCGGCACGTAAACGCGCTCTTCGTCCGCCTTGGAGCGGAGTATGGCTATGCGGGTTTCAAGGTCGGGCGGGTCTATCGGAACCACCAGACCCCACACGAATCTTGATATAAGACGCTCTTCCAATCCGCCTATGTCTTTGGGAGGTTTGTCGGAAGTAAGAACTATTTGTTTTTTGGAATCATAGATAGCGTTGAAGGTATAGAAAAATTCTTCCTGGCAGCTTGCCTTTCCCACAAGAAACTGTATATCGTCGATTAGAAGACATTCCACATTCGAATATTTATTGCGAAAGGTTGCCGGCGTGCCGAAACGTATGGAGTCGATGAAGTCGTTTATAAATGTTTTGGTTTGCACGTAAAGCGTTTTCACCTTTGGGAAGTTTTCGTTTACGCGGTTTCCTATGGCGTTGAGCAAATGCGTTTTCCCCAGTCCCACGCCGCCCCAGATGAAAAGCGGATTATACTGTTTTCCGGGGTCATTGGCCACGGCCCAAGCGCCGGAGTAGGCGAACTGATTTTGTTTTCCGACGATGAATTTTGAGAATGAAAGCTTCGGGTTGAATATAGAAGTAACGGCGGCTTCGACTCGTTCGACCGGTTCTTTTGCGCCGCCCGCGTTGAGTGTTTCACTTCCGGTCATTTCCCCGCCGGTTACGTTCTGCAACTCAATGTATTCAACGCCGACATCATTTCCCGACGGCAGACCGTAGGCGGCCGCCAGAGAGTTCTTTACATCGGCAAGGCAGTTTTCTTCCACCCAGTTGCGGAAAAATTTATTCGGCACCTGTAAGACGAATTCGGTGGCATTCTTGTGGAAAAGTTCAATCGGTGTAAGCCATAAATCCACCACATCCGAAGTGAATTTGGTTTTCAGGCCGTCGATGATTTTATCCCACAATTCCTTTATGTTTTCCATTGGGAGTATTCGAGTCATTTAGATGTTATCAACAGAATTTTCAACATATGTTGATAACTTATGTTGATACTTTTTGTTATCGTATATTGCTATGTTTTAGTAAATACTGACACTATGCAACCTGACACGTAACTACGGAACTTAAATTTTTATCATCGGAAAAAGCCGTTCGGGTATTATACTTTTTTTGTGGTGACGTGTCAAATAAACAGTGATTAGTGGTTAGTGGATAGTGTAGAAGAAGTGGATAGTGAAATAAAAAGAAGTGGTTAGTGATTAGTGAACAGCAGAAAAATACTAACCACTAACCACTAATCACTTCCCACACAGTGGCGAGTTTCTTAAAGTCCTCTATGTCGAGAGTTTCCGCTCTGGCGGCGGGGTTTATTCCCGCCGCTTCAAGCGTTCGCATAATCAGACCTTTATCGCCACCCGCAAGCGGCGCCAACGTGTTGGCCAGGGTCTTTCTTCTTTGTGAAAAAGCGGCGCCGATTATGTCAAAGAGTAATTTTTCGCGGCGCTTGTCCGACAGGCGCTTTTCCGGCGGTGATGGCACAAACTCCACTACGCTCGACCTCACTTTGGGCGGCGGCGAAAACGAGCCGGGGTTGACGTCGAAAAGAATTTTGGGGATGGAATAGTAGCGGGCGAAAGCGGTCAGGTAACCCGTTTCTTTTACTCCGAAGCGGCGGTTCGACGGCTCCGCGGCTATTCTGCGGGCGACTTCCCTCTGGAACATAAATACCGCCCTTTTCCAGAACCCCCCTGTGATTATTTTAGCAAGGATGGCCG
This is a stretch of genomic DNA from Elusimicrobia bacterium HGW-Elusimicrobia-1. It encodes these proteins:
- the rsmA gene encoding ribosomal RNA small subunit methyltransferase A, with product MRTYLGQNFLKDRAIAEAIVDAARIEPTDTVIEIGPGRGILTSLIEPRAARIAAVELDKKLIAPLEAAFPSIKIVSGDALKIDYDALTRGKPAVFIGNLPYCSATAILAKIITGGFWKRAVFMFQREVARRIAAEPSNRRFGVKETGYLTAFARYYSIPKILFDVNPGSFSPPPKVRSSVVEFVPSPPEKRLSDKRREKLLFDIIGAAFSQRRKTLANTLAPLAGGDKGLIMRTLEAAGINPAARAETLDIEDFKKLATVWEVISG
- a CDS encoding chromosomal replication initiator protein DnaA → MTRILPMENIKELWDKIIDGLKTKFTSDVVDLWLTPIELFHKNATEFVLQVPNKFFRNWVEENCLADVKNSLAAAYGLPSGNDVGVEYIELQNVTGGEMTGSETLNAGGAKEPVERVEAAVTSIFNPKLSFSKFIVGKQNQFAYSGAWAVANDPGKQYNPLFIWGGVGLGKTHLLNAIGNRVNENFPKVKTLYVQTKTFINDFIDSIRFGTPATFRNKYSNVECLLIDDIQFLVGKASCQEEFFYTFNAIYDSKKQIVLTSDKPPKDIGGLEERLISRFVWGLVVPIDPPDLETRIAILRSKADEERVYVPEDVILYLASEIKTNIRVLEGALTKVAANAALLGTPLTVDTAKKILQDIITKEKETRPVTIERIQKAVAEHYSLKLSDLKSKRRTEMLAIPRHIAMYLSREMTPSSHAAIGEEFGGKDHSTVIHAINKIKAKAESDPFFSAELNKIVKKINYE
- the dnaN gene encoding DNA polymerase III subunit beta, encoding MLIKAPKEKLLSVLNVIQNAVSTKTTMAILNNFYIGIKGQTVHLAATDLEIFVEATFKADALKTDKEKPELSDGECAIPAKRFIEMVREQDAGRLIEVKTDDGSRLNVKCGRSRFNLPCFSPKDYPEQLEFPKQKIISVQSVLLRDMIEKTIFSVSVEDVRYALNGVYFVVEKNTLKLVATDSRRLAFVSGEIEGAKFSHTAIVPHKALVELLRLMDLMEATEIKIGFSDNQVSFAVNEAILSSRLIDSEFPNYERVIPKESQITSKIKARELLGGLKQLQFLAQDKSSAVKFSFQKGGINLMASVAGVGQGEVELDADYTDKPIDIVFNLNYVMDFLKVAKDSEIRIELVSGVSPVVFSPSDAPSVPNLKKYLYIVMPIRTE
- the gyrB gene encoding DNA topoisomerase (ATP-hydrolyzing) subunit B, whose amino-acid sequence is MSKNTGVKTQAYDSSTIQVLEGLEPVRKRPAMYIGSTGPQGLHHLVYEVVDNSIDEVLAGYCKNVDVIIHADNSVTVIDDGRGIPVDEMKDVKDPKFKGKPALEVVMTTLHAGGKFDNKSYKVSGGLHGVGVSCVNALSEYLEVEVSRDGRIYFQRYERGAVKTPVTPKGKVDDTGTKVTFKPDTVIFGDAVYSFDILSNRLRELAFLNPGTRITIVDEREDKEHTFNYEGGIVSFVKSLTAGKTTLHPAPIYFRKEKENVIAEIAVQYNDSYTEQVFTYVNNIRTVEGGTHLTGFRSALTRALNDYVKKKNQNITLSGDDVREGLCAVISIKMPDPQFEGQTKTKLGNSDVEGLVKSIVGDSLATYFEENPNVANKIIEKAVLAAEAREAARKARELARRKSALDTASLPGKLADCSERDPDKTELYLVEGDSAGGSAKQGRDRTFQAILPLKGKILNVEKSRLTKILSNDEIRTMITAVGVGVGVGEENFNIAKLRYGKIIIMTDADIDGAHIRTLLLTFFYRQMTPLVEQGNIYIAQPPLYKVKKGKKEMYVETEDKLNKWLLAEGYAAIEDVAVLKGKASKKLDVPELKNLVALLAEIESLFKKLARKGVAVDDYFKFAQAAQFPLYRIDLETPPLYIYTEKEWKAYKADYIRVQQEKLAAEMKAEGEDVNPESLVSELGPELKDLWEIAKINETAKKLDDFGFSMADYAPSNSPIIRIKLSKDIVEASSLAQLPEEVRKIGTSGSSIQRYKGLGEMNPQQLWETTMDPKNRKLLQVRLEDTIEADRIFTTLMGDKVEPRRLFIEQHAHLVRNLDI
- a CDS encoding RNA-splicing ligase RtcB; its protein translation is MTSIIPLTKIDDWRWRIEQTGDMLVPGIVYASEKMVPHIIAERAAEQVANVACLPGIVGAAMAMPDVHWGYGFPIGGVAAFDADTGVISPGGVGYDINCGVRLLRTNLSRNEITISELIDELFRHIPSGVGSTGKITLSQSEVGQVLEKGAGWAVKRGFGVPSDIDFTEESGAMDGADPEAVSPRAASRGREQLGTLGAGNHFLEIQEVAEIYDASAAAAYGLFAGQITVMIHTGSRGLGYQVCDDNAKSFVEISRKYSIRLPDHQLAAAPFSSPEGQKYFSAMAAAANYAWANRQLITHWTREVFTRVLARPLSDIGLELVYDVAHNIAKREKHAGREVVVHRKGATRAFAAGHPDIPRAYADIGQPVLLPGTMGTASYVLTGTQPAMKETWGSNPHGAGRVMSRSQILKKVRGEQLKNRLASEGIYVVSESWKTLAEEAPEAYKDISEVAAVCSGAGIAKKVARMRPLGVIKG
- a CDS encoding DNA gyrase subunit A: MKQENLDILPPGVSPRNIEDEMKTSFIDYSMSVIMSRALPDIRDGLKPVHRRILFTMKEMGLRHSTAYKKSARVVGDCLGKYHPHGDMAVYDSMVRMAQDFSLRYPLVEGQGNFGSIDGDSPAAMRYTEVRLASISEEMLGDLDKETVDFMPNYDGSMEEPVILPAKLPNLLINGSAGIAVGMATNIPPHNLTEVLDGISALIENRDITIAEIGKIIKGPDFPTAGILYGRSGIKNYFETGRGSVKIRAKAEVEGIKGNRQAIIINELPYQVNKANLLETIADLVRDKKLDDISDLRDESDRDGMRVVIELKRDANAQVVLNQLFKHTQMQVSFGVIMLSIVDGKPRVLNIKQMLENYIAHRKIIVVRRTRFELKKAETRAHILEGLKIALDHLDAVIKTIKESKDVENARERLMEKFKLSKIQAQAILDMKLQQLTNLERKKIDDEYLELIKLIEKLKSILADPKKVLSVIKTELEDLREKYGDERRTRIIAQAVELDEEDLIPHEEVAVTISHAGYIKRIPLSTYRAQGRGGRGVTGMTTKEEDFVEDLFSTDTHAYLLLFTSRGRCYWLRVYEIPEGNRASKGKAIVNFISASSEERVTSTIPIQAFDGDKEKGTYLLMCTRNGTIKKTPLSEYSNPRKGGIIAINLEQGDELMDVKRTDGKSEAIIATADGIAIRFKETDVRSMGRASKGVRGIKLDKTDTVVGMEVVGKDDIFLTASENGYGKRTEVGKYRLQTRGGKGVKNMKTTDRNGRVIGVKKAMDTDDVMLMTQKGITIRLACKAVSVIGRNVQGVRLVRLEEGDRLAAIATVIKEENGNGDSAGDVVEPAQ